A genomic stretch from Camarhynchus parvulus chromosome 11, STF_HiC, whole genome shotgun sequence includes:
- the BBS2 gene encoding Bardet-Biedl syndrome 2 protein isoform X1 — protein sequence MLVPVFTLKLNHKILPRMVALGRYDGTHPCLAAATQAGKVFIHNPHARGQRINTNRMVQSNQDSDISLLNINQGITCLTSGVLNPQLGYDCLLVGTQTNLLAYDVYNNSDLFYREVSDGANAIVLGKLGDITSPLAIIGGNCALQGFDYEGNDRFWTVTGDNVRSLALCDFDDDGKTEEHWGFFFQLLVGSEDFDIRVFKEDEIVAEMSETETITALSPMYGSRFGYALANGTVGVYNKAARYWRIKSKNQAMSIHAFDLNSDGVCELITGWSNGKVDARSDRTGEVIFKDNFASSIAGLVEGDYRMDGSTQLICCSIDGEVRGYLPGGEEMKGNLMDTSAEQDLIRELSQKKQNLLLELKNYEENAKAELTTQLKEADGQRGLIPANTQLQTTLSVNLGSDSQSAHVELCISTTNDTIIRAVLIFAEGIFEGESHVVHPSVQNLSGCVRVPLTPPRDVPVDLHIKAFVGYRNSTQFHVFELTRQLPRFSMYALSSPDLATEPLSFVNCTMNERPQRIVMWLNQSFLLPEDAEFQSAPFQVCFTSLRNAGQLCIKIKPGGEISINTDDIDLAGDIIQSMASFLAIEDLQVEADFPAYFEELRKVLVKVDEHHAVNERLTADMAEHSNLIRSMLVQAEDARLLGDMKNMKTRYSELYDLNRDLINQYKIRCNNHTELLNNLKAVNQAIQRAGRLRVGKPKTQVISACRDAIRSSNFNTLFRIMRVGTASS from the exons ATGTTGGTGCCCGTGTTCACGTTGAAGCTCAACCACAAGATCCTGCCCCGCATGGTGGCGCTGGGCCGGTACGACGGGACGCACCCCTGCCTGGCGGCCGCCACGCAAGCGGGCAAG GTTTTTATTCACAATCCTCATGCCCGAGGACAGAGAATAAACACAAACCGAATGGTGCAAAGTAACCAAGATTCAGACATTTCTCTTCTGAACATTAATCAAGGGATCACTTGTCTGACTTCAGGAGTGCTGAACCCTCAGCTGGGCTATGATTGTCTTCTGGTTGGAACACAGACTAATTTATTGGCTTACGATGTGTACAACAACTCAGATTTGTTTTACAGAGAG GTTTCAGATGGAGCCAATGCAATAGTTCTTGGGAAGCTGGGAGATATTACATCTCCACTTGCTATTATTGGTGGAAactgtgccctgcagggcttTGATTATGAAGGAAATGACCGTTTTTGGACG GTTACTGGGGACAACGTTCGTTCATTAGCACTGTGTGACTTTGATGATGATGGAAAAACTGAG gagcactggggctttttttttcagcttcttgttGGCTCTGAAGATTTTGACATCCGCGTATTTAAGGAGGATGAGATTGTGGCAGAAATGTCAGAGACAGAG ACCATCACTGCCCTTAGCCCCATGTATGGCAGTCGCTTTGGCTACGCTCTTGCCAACGGCACCGTCGGAGTTTACAACAAGGCAGCGCGCTACTGGAGGATTAAG TCAAAAAACCAAGCAATGAGCATACATGCATTTGACCTGAACTCTGATGGAGTGTGTGAGTTGATCACTGGCTGGTCTAATGGGAAG gttGATGCACGCAGTGACCGGACTGGGGAGGTCATCTTTAAGGACAACTTTGCTTCCTCGATTGCAGGACTGGTGGAGGGGGATTACAGAATGGATGGGAGCACCCAGCTAATCTGCTGTTCAATTGATGGTGAAG TCCGAGGCTATCTGCCAGGAGGGGAGGAAATGAAAGGGAACCTAATGGATACAAGTGCTGAGCAGGATCTTATCCGAGAACTTAGtcaaaagaagcaaaatctTCTGCTGGAATTGAAAAATTATGAGGAAAATGCAAAG GCTGAATTGACCACTCAGTTGAAGGAAGCTGATGGGCAGAGAGGCCTGATTCCAGCAAACACTCAACTCCAGACAACCCTCTCAGTTAATCTGGGCTCTGACAGCCAGTCTGCCCATGTGGAGCTCTGTATTTCCACCACAAACG ACACAATCATCCGTGCTGTGCTGATCTTTGCTGAGGGCATATTTGAAGGAGAGAGCCATGTGGTCCACCCCAGTGTCCAGAACCTCTCAGGCTGTGTTCGTGTTCCCCTTACTCCACCCAGAGATGTCCCTGTGGATTTGCACATCAAAGCCTTTGTGGGGTACCGAAACAG CACACAGTTCCACGTGTTTGAGTTGACAAGACAGCTTCCCCGCTTTTCCATGTatgccctgagcagcccagactTGGCCACAGAGCCCCTGAGCTTTGTTAACTGTACCATGAATGAGAGGCCACAAAGG atCGTTATGTGGCTGAATCAGAGCTTCTTGCTGCCAGAGGATGCAGAGTTCCAGAGTGCTCCCTTCCAGGTTTGCTTCACTTCCCTTCGTAATGCAGGTCAGCTCTGCATCAAAATCAAGCCTGGTGGAGAG ATTTCCATCAACACAGATGATATTGATCTAGCTGGTGACATTATTCAGTCAATGGCCTCTTTCCTGGCCATTGAGGATTTGCAGGTGGAAGCAGATTTTCCTGCCTACTTTGAGGAGCTGCGGAAAGTATTGGTGAAG GTGGATGAACATCATGCAGTGAACGAGAGGCTCACTGCTGACATGGCTGAGCACTCCAACCTCATCCGCAGCATGCTGGTTCAGGCGGAAGATGCCCGGCTCCTGGGAGACAT GAAAAACATGAAGACACGCTACAGCGAGCTGTATGACCTGAACAGAGATTTAATAAACCAATACAAAATTCGTTGCAACAATCACACAGAGCTGTTGAATAATCTGAAAGCTGTGAATCAGGCAATCCAAAGGGCCGGGCGGTTACGTG TTGGCAAACCTAAAACACAAGTGATCAGTGCTTGTCGGGATGCAATAAGAAGCAGCAACTTCAACACACTGTTCAGGATAATGCGTGTGGGAACAGCTTCTTCTTAG
- the BBS2 gene encoding Bardet-Biedl syndrome 2 protein isoform X2, which translates to MLVPVFTLKLNHKILPRMVALGRYDGTHPCLAAATQAGKVFIHNPHARGQRINTNRMVQSNQDSDISLLNINQGITCLTSGVLNPQLGYDCLLVGTQTNLLAYDVYNNSDLFYREVSDGANAIVLGKLGDITSPLAIIGGNCALQGFDYEGNDRFWTVTGDNVRSLALCDFDDDGKTELLVGSEDFDIRVFKEDEIVAEMSETETITALSPMYGSRFGYALANGTVGVYNKAARYWRIKSKNQAMSIHAFDLNSDGVCELITGWSNGKVDARSDRTGEVIFKDNFASSIAGLVEGDYRMDGSTQLICCSIDGEVRGYLPGGEEMKGNLMDTSAEQDLIRELSQKKQNLLLELKNYEENAKAELTTQLKEADGQRGLIPANTQLQTTLSVNLGSDSQSAHVELCISTTNDTIIRAVLIFAEGIFEGESHVVHPSVQNLSGCVRVPLTPPRDVPVDLHIKAFVGYRNSTQFHVFELTRQLPRFSMYALSSPDLATEPLSFVNCTMNERPQRIVMWLNQSFLLPEDAEFQSAPFQVCFTSLRNAGQLCIKIKPGGEISINTDDIDLAGDIIQSMASFLAIEDLQVEADFPAYFEELRKVLVKVDEHHAVNERLTADMAEHSNLIRSMLVQAEDARLLGDMKNMKTRYSELYDLNRDLINQYKIRCNNHTELLNNLKAVNQAIQRAGRLRVGKPKTQVISACRDAIRSSNFNTLFRIMRVGTASS; encoded by the exons ATGTTGGTGCCCGTGTTCACGTTGAAGCTCAACCACAAGATCCTGCCCCGCATGGTGGCGCTGGGCCGGTACGACGGGACGCACCCCTGCCTGGCGGCCGCCACGCAAGCGGGCAAG GTTTTTATTCACAATCCTCATGCCCGAGGACAGAGAATAAACACAAACCGAATGGTGCAAAGTAACCAAGATTCAGACATTTCTCTTCTGAACATTAATCAAGGGATCACTTGTCTGACTTCAGGAGTGCTGAACCCTCAGCTGGGCTATGATTGTCTTCTGGTTGGAACACAGACTAATTTATTGGCTTACGATGTGTACAACAACTCAGATTTGTTTTACAGAGAG GTTTCAGATGGAGCCAATGCAATAGTTCTTGGGAAGCTGGGAGATATTACATCTCCACTTGCTATTATTGGTGGAAactgtgccctgcagggcttTGATTATGAAGGAAATGACCGTTTTTGGACG GTTACTGGGGACAACGTTCGTTCATTAGCACTGTGTGACTTTGATGATGATGGAAAAACTGAG cttcttgttGGCTCTGAAGATTTTGACATCCGCGTATTTAAGGAGGATGAGATTGTGGCAGAAATGTCAGAGACAGAG ACCATCACTGCCCTTAGCCCCATGTATGGCAGTCGCTTTGGCTACGCTCTTGCCAACGGCACCGTCGGAGTTTACAACAAGGCAGCGCGCTACTGGAGGATTAAG TCAAAAAACCAAGCAATGAGCATACATGCATTTGACCTGAACTCTGATGGAGTGTGTGAGTTGATCACTGGCTGGTCTAATGGGAAG gttGATGCACGCAGTGACCGGACTGGGGAGGTCATCTTTAAGGACAACTTTGCTTCCTCGATTGCAGGACTGGTGGAGGGGGATTACAGAATGGATGGGAGCACCCAGCTAATCTGCTGTTCAATTGATGGTGAAG TCCGAGGCTATCTGCCAGGAGGGGAGGAAATGAAAGGGAACCTAATGGATACAAGTGCTGAGCAGGATCTTATCCGAGAACTTAGtcaaaagaagcaaaatctTCTGCTGGAATTGAAAAATTATGAGGAAAATGCAAAG GCTGAATTGACCACTCAGTTGAAGGAAGCTGATGGGCAGAGAGGCCTGATTCCAGCAAACACTCAACTCCAGACAACCCTCTCAGTTAATCTGGGCTCTGACAGCCAGTCTGCCCATGTGGAGCTCTGTATTTCCACCACAAACG ACACAATCATCCGTGCTGTGCTGATCTTTGCTGAGGGCATATTTGAAGGAGAGAGCCATGTGGTCCACCCCAGTGTCCAGAACCTCTCAGGCTGTGTTCGTGTTCCCCTTACTCCACCCAGAGATGTCCCTGTGGATTTGCACATCAAAGCCTTTGTGGGGTACCGAAACAG CACACAGTTCCACGTGTTTGAGTTGACAAGACAGCTTCCCCGCTTTTCCATGTatgccctgagcagcccagactTGGCCACAGAGCCCCTGAGCTTTGTTAACTGTACCATGAATGAGAGGCCACAAAGG atCGTTATGTGGCTGAATCAGAGCTTCTTGCTGCCAGAGGATGCAGAGTTCCAGAGTGCTCCCTTCCAGGTTTGCTTCACTTCCCTTCGTAATGCAGGTCAGCTCTGCATCAAAATCAAGCCTGGTGGAGAG ATTTCCATCAACACAGATGATATTGATCTAGCTGGTGACATTATTCAGTCAATGGCCTCTTTCCTGGCCATTGAGGATTTGCAGGTGGAAGCAGATTTTCCTGCCTACTTTGAGGAGCTGCGGAAAGTATTGGTGAAG GTGGATGAACATCATGCAGTGAACGAGAGGCTCACTGCTGACATGGCTGAGCACTCCAACCTCATCCGCAGCATGCTGGTTCAGGCGGAAGATGCCCGGCTCCTGGGAGACAT GAAAAACATGAAGACACGCTACAGCGAGCTGTATGACCTGAACAGAGATTTAATAAACCAATACAAAATTCGTTGCAACAATCACACAGAGCTGTTGAATAATCTGAAAGCTGTGAATCAGGCAATCCAAAGGGCCGGGCGGTTACGTG TTGGCAAACCTAAAACACAAGTGATCAGTGCTTGTCGGGATGCAATAAGAAGCAGCAACTTCAACACACTGTTCAGGATAATGCGTGTGGGAACAGCTTCTTCTTAG